In Synechococcus sp. KORDI-100, a single window of DNA contains:
- a CDS encoding LD-carboxypeptidase, translating to MKPLIPAPALTKGATVATVAASSAIPDNERLLQGLAVLESWGLICLGSDVVGRHWGYLAGSDADRRSDLLTPESAALFACARGGWGAARLLESDLPWRPGWLLGFSDVTALLWSRLAAGYDGGIHGPLLTTLAAEPDWSQERLRQLLFGEPVSDLNGVGLGGGQSTGPLVVANLTVATHLLGSGHVPDLKGALLILEDVGEAPYRIDRMLTHWRLCGALKGLAGIGFGQFLDCCDEDRPQNWCFSLDQVLKERTDDLGIPRVLNLPIGHGAGNAALPMGRLARLDGDTGQLSLVA from the coding sequence ATGAAGCCGCTGATCCCAGCCCCAGCGCTGACCAAAGGCGCCACCGTGGCCACCGTGGCAGCCAGCTCCGCCATCCCCGACAACGAACGTCTGCTGCAGGGGCTGGCTGTGCTGGAGAGCTGGGGGTTGATCTGCCTGGGTTCCGACGTCGTTGGACGACACTGGGGCTACCTGGCCGGCAGCGATGCTGACCGCCGCAGCGATCTTCTGACACCGGAATCGGCAGCGCTTTTCGCCTGTGCCAGGGGTGGCTGGGGAGCAGCTCGCCTGCTGGAGTCGGATCTTCCCTGGCGGCCAGGTTGGCTGCTTGGTTTCTCCGATGTCACGGCTCTGCTCTGGAGCCGTCTTGCCGCCGGGTATGACGGAGGCATCCATGGACCTCTGCTCACGACCCTGGCAGCGGAACCGGATTGGAGCCAGGAACGTCTGCGTCAACTCCTGTTCGGCGAACCCGTCAGTGACCTCAACGGAGTCGGGCTCGGCGGAGGCCAGTCAACCGGTCCTCTGGTGGTTGCCAATCTGACTGTGGCCACCCATCTCCTGGGATCCGGCCACGTTCCCGATCTCAAGGGAGCACTTCTCATCCTGGAAGACGTTGGTGAAGCTCCCTATCGCATCGATCGCATGCTCACGCACTGGCGACTCTGTGGAGCCCTGAAGGGTCTGGCCGGAATCGGTTTCGGACAATTCCTGGATTGCTGTGACGAGGACCGTCCGCAGAACTGGTGTTTTAGCCTTGATCAGGTGTTGAAGGAACGCACCGACGACCTGGGCATCCCAAGGGTCCTGAACCTGCCCATTGGCCATGGCGCCGGCAATGCAGCCCTGCCGATGGGACGGCTGGCGCGCCTCGACGGAGACACGGGCCAACTCAGCCTGGTCGCCTGA
- a CDS encoding glycosyltransferase family 9 protein — protein MRVLALSPGPLSDQLVRMPALASLCRTLGASLQVACSPACREAWMLLPALDKLIPIDFDNDPALADWANLLGSIREPDFQICLNFVEGRQVNLMLSMSRIMTRIGRTGFSSTERVVDGPGWSAQRLAPWLEPLGVSLDADAFRLTLPQPVLDQVRSDHPEGDGPLLLMAPQGGATDWPEEHWIELPSAIQTRLATLRCDRLPAGLPLIRRAAAVACADVVLTSCPITQILTVFSGTPLVALGAEPGLLPERSDLRCLGTASELTTLQEDEVLKALGF, from the coding sequence ATGCGAGTTCTTGCCCTCAGCCCGGGGCCGCTATCGGATCAATTGGTTCGCATGCCGGCCCTCGCGAGCCTCTGCCGCACGCTGGGAGCCAGCCTCCAGGTGGCCTGTTCCCCGGCCTGCCGGGAAGCCTGGATGCTGCTTCCAGCCCTGGACAAACTGATCCCGATCGACTTTGACAACGATCCAGCCCTGGCCGACTGGGCCAATCTGCTTGGATCGATCCGAGAACCCGATTTCCAGATCTGCCTGAATTTCGTCGAAGGACGCCAGGTGAACCTGATGCTCTCGATGAGCCGCATCATGACCAGGATCGGACGCACGGGTTTCTCCTCCACCGAGCGCGTCGTCGATGGACCTGGCTGGTCGGCCCAACGCCTGGCCCCCTGGCTGGAGCCGCTTGGGGTGTCCCTTGATGCAGATGCTTTCCGACTCACCCTTCCGCAGCCGGTGCTCGATCAGGTTCGCTCAGACCATCCCGAAGGAGATGGTCCATTGCTGCTGATGGCTCCCCAGGGAGGCGCCACCGATTGGCCGGAGGAACACTGGATCGAACTGCCGAGCGCCATCCAAACGCGCCTCGCCACCCTGCGCTGCGACCGACTCCCGGCGGGTCTGCCCCTGATCCGCAGAGCCGCTGCCGTGGCCTGTGCGGATGTCGTGCTGACCAGTTGTCCGATTACCCAGATTTTGACGGTGTTCAGCGGCACCCCCCTTGTCGCTCTCGGTGCCGAACCAGGCCTGCTGCCTGAAAGGAGCGACTTGCGCTGCCTCGGAACTGCTTCAGAGCTGACGACGCTTCAAGAGGATGAGGTGCTCAAAGCCCTCGGCTTCTGA
- the ispD gene encoding 2-C-methyl-D-erythritol 4-phosphate cytidylyltransferase, with translation MHLLIAAAGSGRRMGADRNKLLLPLAGRPLIAWTLEAALRAERISWIGLVGQEVDRPAILSLVENAQKTVVWIQGGDTRQESVLRGLDALPPQANHVLIHDGARCLAEPDLFDRCAAALEQGAALIAATPVTDTIKRVDADGLIVETPLRSELWAAQTPQGFVVNQLRQGHAEALNQGWSVTDDASLYERLGWPVRVLDAGPSNIKVTTPFDLTVAEAVLALRRPG, from the coding sequence GTGCATCTGTTGATCGCCGCCGCCGGCAGCGGTCGGCGTATGGGAGCGGATCGCAACAAATTGCTGCTGCCGCTTGCCGGCCGTCCGCTGATCGCCTGGACACTTGAGGCGGCGCTGAGGGCAGAGCGGATCTCCTGGATCGGACTGGTCGGGCAGGAGGTGGATCGCCCCGCGATTCTCTCGCTGGTCGAGAACGCCCAGAAAACCGTCGTGTGGATTCAGGGAGGTGACACCCGCCAGGAATCCGTGCTGCGTGGTCTCGATGCTCTGCCTCCGCAGGCCAACCACGTTCTGATCCATGACGGAGCTCGTTGTCTGGCGGAGCCTGATCTGTTCGATCGCTGTGCCGCAGCCCTCGAGCAGGGTGCTGCCCTCATTGCGGCCACACCCGTCACCGACACGATCAAGAGGGTGGATGCTGATGGCCTGATCGTGGAGACCCCGCTGCGATCTGAGCTGTGGGCCGCTCAGACGCCCCAGGGCTTTGTGGTCAACCAACTCCGCCAGGGCCATGCCGAGGCCCTGAACCAGGGTTGGAGTGTCACCGACGATGCTTCGCTTTACGAACGACTCGGCTGGCCGGTCCGCGTGCTCGATGCGGGGCCTTCCAACATCAAAGTGACGACGCCATTCGATCTCACCGTTGCCGAAGCCGTGCTGGCTCTCAGGCGACCAGGCTGA